CGCTTGAAGTCAGTCGTTGAAGGCATGGGGTCATCCCTAGAGTTGAGTTGAAGATTCAGACTGATCCGCCATGGACGTGGTCCAGCGGAGCCAAAGAGTTTGGATAGCCAAAGCGTAACTCAAAAGACCGAAACCGGAGATCACGCCGATGCATTGCGGAGCGATCAGGCTGACATGGCGCATTGACTCGCTCCTGGCCAGGATATTGCTCAGATGCACCTCGACGCAGGGTGGATCGATCCAGGCCAGACAATCGGCCAGCGCCAGGCTGGTATGCGTGTAGGCGCCGGCATTGAGCGCCACGCCATGAACGCTCTCTCGGTGGGCCTGTTCCAGACGATCGATGATCTGGCCCTCGCCGTTGGCCTGGAAGAAAAGCAGCTCAACTTCATCCACCGCCTGGCCCATCAGTGTTTCCACAAGATCCGGGAGATCCCGCATGCCCTGGGTTCCGTAGATATGCGGCTGACGCTGCCCAAGATGGCCGAGATTCGGTCCGTTCAGAACGAGAATGCGACAAGTCATGACAGTTCGTTTCCAAAAGAAGCGAGAAATCGGGGGTGAACAAAGGTTCCGACGCCAAGGAAAGGGTTCAGGACCGACAAATGAGGTGCGACAAAAGCAACGTGTTTTCTAGCTGGTTGCGCGAAAAATCGCAACACGGCTTCAAAATGTTCAACTGATGTCAGCTGGATCCGTGGACTCCGTCTCCATGACGCCCGCTTCCTCTTTCCGCACCTTCGCCTTGCGCCCTTCATGTCTGGCGAAAACGAGAAAACCGGTGTGGGCGACCATCCGATCATCCGGACGCAGTCGCTCTGCAACAGGCTTGTAGCGGCGCAACAGGATTTCCAAGACCTCGACATCCTCGAAGGGCCCCTGTTCCAGCGCGGTGAGCAGGGAGCTGACCTGATTGGTGGTGGGCAATAAAAAGCCCAGCGGCGCCCCGGGCATGATCGCCGCGACGGCCTGATCGAGAAAGTCCCACGGCGTGCGCACGTCCAGAAACAGGGCGTCCACATTGGTCTGCTCAAAGCCTTCGGCGATATTTCGGTTGAACTGTTCAACCCGTTCCCCAAGGCCGGACCATCCGAGATTCTCCCCGCACAATCGGAAGAATTCCTCCCGCTGTTCGTAGGTGTAGACCCGCCCGTGGTCGCCGACGTACCAGGCCAGGGCCGTGGTCAGCGAGCCCGATCCGCTGCCGGCCTCGATCACCCGGCAGCCGGGCGCGATGCCCAGCTTGAGCAGGATGTAGCCGATCTCCTTGGGGTAGATGATCTGGGTCCGACGTTTGAGCATCTTCACCAGATCGTACAGACTCGGCTTGAGCAGCCGAAACGGATGGCCGAGATGGGTCAGCACTTCTTCGCCGTACCCGGCCTGGAGCAACGTCTCGTGCGGCAGGATCCCGAAGTGGGTCTGCATTGTTTCGCCTTCGCGAATTTTTCGAATATAACGCTTGCCTTGCGGACAGACCAGCATTACCAGATCACCTGGATTGAGCATGATGCCTCCTGAATGAAAGATTTGAGCTGGTATGTGCTGATCCTTGTCCTGTCAAGGTCAGCCGCCTACCCGACCAGGGCCAACCTGTTCTCATCAAAATCCAAGTCGCGATCGAAATCGTATTCGAAATCGGAAGATACTGTGCATTACCTCGTGATAAAAATATCTTCATTGAAATCCACATTCGATTTCGATCACGATTTCGATTTCGATTTCGATTCAGATAGCGGGTAGGGATTGAGAACAAAATGGCAGAATCATGTGTCTGACTTTAAATTCAAAGCAAATCAAGAGAACAGAATTGAAACCCGCTACCCATTTTAAAACATTATACGGACCGGTCCGTTCCGGTCGACTCGGACTGTCGCTGGGCGTGGATCTTCTGGGCCGACGCATTTGTTCCCTGGACTGCATCTACTGCGAAGTCGGCCCGACGCGTATCCATACCTTGCAACGGCGGCCCTACATGCCGACCCGAACCATCCTGGACGAACTCCGCGCATGGAAATCGCAGCAGCTTCCCAGGCCTGAATACATCACCCTTGGCGGCCTGGGCGAACCGTGCCTGAATTCCGAGCTGGCGCAGATCATAGCCGGCTGCCGGGACATCTTTCCGGACATCCCCGTGGCCGTGCTGACCAACTCCACCCTGCTTCCCGATCCTGCCGTGCGCCGGGAATTGGCCGGCGCCCAGGTGGTTCTCCCCTCCATGGACACCCTTGTACAAAGTGAGTTTATAAGGATAAACAAGCCCTGCAAGGACGTTGACCTGAACAGCATGGTGACCGGGTTGCTGGATTTCCGGAAGGAGTATTCCAGACAAATATTTCTTGAAATTCTCCTGACCAGGGGCGTCAACGATTCAGAAAAAAACTTGGCCCTGCTCCGGGAGTTTATTCCCCGGCTCGCACCTGACCGGGTGGATGTGGTCACCATGACCAGACCGGGGGCCTCGCCGCTGGCTGAAGCGATCAGCGATCGGACGCTTTCCGAATGGCGTTCCGCACTGTGCACCGCCGGCCCCATGAGCGCCCTCAGCCAGGTCGGACAGGTCAATTCCGAAAGGAACGCCGGGATGGATCTTGCCTCCGGTCCCGTGGACGGACATCAGGCTGATCTGCTGCATAAAACCAGCGAACCATTGTCCGACGACGCAGCCCGTGACTTGATCCTCAACTCCCTTCGCCGGCGCCCGCAGACGGTGGATCAGGTCCGCGCCGCCCTAGGACTGGACGGCGCACGGACCGAAACTCTTTTCGCCGACCTGTTCGCCCAAGGCCTTATCCGGCACGCCCATGAGCTGGGAGAGGATTTTTATCAGGTTGCACCGTAAATTTTGCAACATACTTCCGAGTCCACATCGGAAGACTATATTTCCGGCAACTCTTCAGCAATTACTGATCGCATGACAAAAATGATCACGATCTAGTGGTTAACTAGCTGAAAATGCCACACTTTTTGATCAAGGAACGACAATGCCGACTCCCAAAAAACGTAAGAAAATGTTCATCAGCGTCCTGCCGGGTGAACAGGTTGAGCTGATCCTGGCCGAGGACGCCAAAATCACCGATTACTTCATCGAGATGCTGCACCAGGCCAAGACCAAGGGCAACATCTACAAAGGCACCATCAACAACATCGACACGGCCCTGCAGGCAGCCTTCATCAACTATGGCGAGGATCGCAACGGGTTCCTGCAGATCGATGAGGTTCATCCGGAGTACTACCAAACGGAACACAAGCCGGAAAACGGCCGCAAGTATCCGCCGCTTCAGAAAGTGCTCAAACCGGGTCAGGAACTGCTGGTCCAGGTGGTCAAGGAGCCCACGGTGAACAAGGGCGGCTTTTTGACCACGTACCTTTCCCTGGCCGGTCGGTTTCTCGTGCTCACCCCCGGCCAGGACCAGCTCGGAGTATCCCGCAAGATCGAGGATGATGAAGAACGCTCTCGGCTCAAGGATATTCTTCGCGAACAGGATCTGGGCGAAGGCATTGGCCTGATTGCCCGGACCAACAGCGAGGGCCAGAGCAAGACCAATCTGCTCAAGGACCTGCAGTTTCTGAAGCGGCTTTGGAAGGACGTGCGCAAGAAAGGCATGACCGAGCAGGCCCCCGTGCTCATTTACCAGGAAAAGGAACTGGCTTTCCGGGCGGTTCGCGACTACCTGACCACGGACGTTTCCGAAATCTGGATCGACCATCCTGAAACCGCCGAGCTGGTCAAGGAATTCGTTTCCCTGACTTTCCCCCGCCGTCAGAGCATGGTCAAGCTGCACGCGGACACGGACCGCTCGCTGTGGGAACGCTTCAATTTGGAAAAACAGCTGGAGCAGCTGTTCGGCCGCGATGTCGCATTGCCCAGCGGCGGGCGCCTGGTCTTTGACCAGACCGAGGCCCTGATGGCCGTGGACGTGAATTCCGGCAAAATCGGCGGCACCAATTTCAATGAAATGGTTTTCAAGACGAACATGGAAGCGGCCCAGGAGATCGGTCAACAGCTCCGGATGCGGGACGTGGGCGGACAGATCGTCATCGACTTCATTGAAATGCGCGACCCCAAGCACCGCCGGGAAGTGGAAAAGGAACTTAAGGCCGCGCTCAAGGTGGACAGGGCACGGGTGGATGTGGGCCGTCTCTCCAAGTTCGGCCTCCTGGAAATGGTGCGCCAGCGCCTGGGTTCATCGGCCCTGTCCGTCAGCACCGAACCTTGCCCACACTGCAAGGGCTGGGGATTGCGCCGGAACATGGAATGGCGGGCCCTGCAGGCTTTGAAGGACATCTACCGGAAACTGCGCGCCAAGAACTGCCCGGATCCTCTGGAATACCGCACTGACGCCGAACTGGCGCTGTATCTGCTGAACAACAAGCGGATCATGATCAAGGATCTGGAAGAGCGTTTCCAGAATGCAATTCTCGTCTACAGCGAAAAATGCCCGGGACAGTAAGGGTGTTCCGGCATGTCCGTGACATTTGAATGCGGTAACCAGGACAGGCCGCTGGGAAAGCTTCTGCTGCACGTCTGTTGCGGGCCCTGCGCATTGATTCCGGTGCGCGAGTTGCGTTGCGAAGGCATGGATCCGGACGGACTGTTCTACAATCCGAACATTCATGGCGTGAGCGAATACCTGAAACGCCGCGAGACATTGCAGGAGACGGCAAACCGATTGAATTTGCCGATCATCTGCCTTGACGACGAATATGACCCCCGTCTTTTTTTTCGGGCCGTGGCCAACCGCGAGGACGACCGCTGCCCGCACTGCTACCGCCTGCGCCTTGAACGGACCTTCCTGTTCGCCCGGGAGCACGGCTACTCCTGCGTCAGCACCACTCTGCTTTACAGCAAATACCAGAACAGGGAAGCCATCCTGGCCGTGGGCCGGGAGCTGCAGGACCGCACCGGCATCCGTTTCCTTGGCCGGGATTTCCGCCAGGGCTGGCAGGAGGGCATCGACCTGTCCAAGGAATGGGGCCTCTACCGCCAGCTCTACTGCGGCTGCCTGTACAGCGAAATGGATCGACGCCGCAACGTGCTCCGTCGCCTTGCCGTACAATCAGCAACATCTTCGGATACATCCTGAACCGACTTTCGGCTGATGCGGCTCTATATCCACATTCCTTTTTGCCGCAGCAAATGCGGCTACTGTTCCTTCTATTCTCTTCCCGGGGTTGATGCGTCTGCCATGGACGCATATGTCGATCTGCTTGTCCGGGAGATCGCTCTCTGGGATCGACGTTTGCAACTCACCCCAACCAAACGGTCCGTCACATCGATTTATTTCGGCGGCGGCACCCCCAGCCTGCTTTCCCTGGACCAACTGCAACGCATTGCGGATGCCCTGCGCGGCGCATTTCACTGGACTCCGGAGCTGGAGTGGAGCCTGGAAGCCAATCCCGATTCCGCGGCGGATCTGGATTATCTGCGCGGCCTGCTTGGACTGGGCGTGAATCGTCTCAGCCTTGGGCTGCAAAGCCTGGATAACAGAAAGCTTGATCTGCTCGGCAGACGCCACCAGTCCGCCCAGGGCCTTAAAGCCGTGGATCTGGCCCGCTGCGCCGGATTCGGCAACATCAGCCTAGACCTGATCTGGGGGCTGCCCGGACAACGGGCCCTGGAATGGCTGCGCGAGCTGGAAACCGTCCTCAAGCTCCAGCCCGAACATCTCTCCTGCTACGGCCTGACGCTGGAGCACGATACCCCTCTGGCCCAGGCTGAAAGCTCGGGAAATATCGTTCTGCCCACGGAAACGGAGCAGGCAAAAATGTTTCTGCAGGGAACGGAATTGTTGGAATCAAAGGGCTATCTGCAATACGAAATATCCAACTACAGTCGAATGGGGTTTACCTGCCGCCACAACGAGGGATACTGGAAATCGGAAAGCTACCTGGGGCTGGGCGCCGGCGCGGTTTCCACGCTGGGCGACCGGCGCTGGGAAAACCCGAAGGATCTTGATGAATACGCCGGGCTGGTTCGCGCTGAACGTATCGGCACCAACGCGGTGATTCTCACTCGAACGGATCGGATCAAGGAACTGGTCATGTTGTCCCTGCGCACGACCAGGGGACTGAATCTCAAGGATTACAGCACGATCAGCGGCAGGGATTTTCTCCAGCAGCACCGCCGATTGATCCAGGTTCTGCGCCAGAACGAACTCATCCGCGTCCACTCCGGATTCGTACGTTTTACCAAATCCGGCATGCTGGTCAGCAATTCGATCCTGGAACGGTTCATCGACGCAACCTCCGATGTCTCATCCGCCGACACCTGAGCCGAACACATTGCCACTCCATTTCGAAAGGAACCGAAATCATCGTTAGACAAAATCTCTTCTTGGCGAACTTTGAGTCCTGAGCGAAGCGGGCGTTTCAGTTCCGCAAGAGTCAGCGGCTTCTGAACCATTCCCGGATTTAAGACGACAAAAGCCCGTCACGGCATGCGCTGTGACGGGCTTTAAAAAATTGTAGCGTGAAGAACGTTAGGCCTGCATATTGTTCACCGCGGCAGTGAGGCGGGAAACCTTGCGGGCCGCATTACCCCAGTGAATGACTTTCTTGCCGGCGGCCTTGTCCAGAACGGCCGTGGCCTGAATCAATCCGGCCCGAGCCTGTTCCTGGTCGTTTTGTTCAACTGCCTGCCGTACAGCCTTCACGGCGTTCTTGATTCTGGTCTTGATTGCCTTGTTCCGAGCTTGAGCCTTCAGGCTCTGGCGATGCCGCTTGATTGCCGATGGATGATTGGCCAATTTCGTTACTCCCTCAAATTTGAATATGTGCTATGTCAATTGGTTCCCATGCGTTGAAACATCAATCTCTACCCAAAGGGCCTTGAAAATGTCAATACCGTATTTCTGAAATATTCAAATCGCTCAAACCTGCAGGGCCGGAAAATCGGCCAGCTTGTCGAACCTGTCCACCAGGGATTTGAGCAGATTCAGCCGGTTGATCCGCAGATCCCGCTCTGGACACATGACCATGACGTGATCGAACAAGCCGTCCACAAGGGGCTTGATTTCCAGCAGCAGCCCCAGCAACTCCGGATAGCCGTCCCCGGCCCACAGGTCTTCCCAGCGCGGAGCGATGGCCTGCCATGCCTGGGCCAATGCTTTTTCCTGGGGTTCGGACAACAGTTCGTCTTGCCACTGGCCGGTCAGCATCTTGCCGTCTTCCGTTTCCATGGCCTGCTTGCGGATGATGTTCGCGGCCCGTTTGAAGGTCTGCACCGAGGCGACAAACTCCTCTTCCCGGCTGAACTGCTCCAGGGCCTCGATCCTGGCCCTCAAGGCCCAGATGTCGGCGAAACCGGCGCCCACAGCGGCATCCACGATCCGGGTCGGATAGCCCTGGCCGTGAAAATAGGCTTTCAGACGCTGTCCGAAAAAATCCAGCAGCTTGGCCAGGCTCTCTTCCGCGGGTACCTTCCAGGCAATGTGGCCGTAGGCTTGTTGGGCATTGGCTAGAAGCGTTTCGAGGTCCAGGCGCAGTCCGTGCTCCATGACGATCCGGCTGATGCCCAGGGCGGCCCGGCGCAAAGCGTAGGGATCGTTGGCCCCGCTAGGCGTCATGTTCAGGCCGAAACATCCGACCAGGGTATCGGCCTTGTCCGCCAGGGCCAGGAGTGCGCCCAGACGACTCCCAGGCGTGGGACTGTCCGGACCGGCGGGCAGATACTGTTCGGCAATGGCCTGGGCCACGGCTTCGGATTCCCCCTGCCGCCGGGCATAGATGCCGCCCATGGTTCCCTGCAGCTCGGCAAACTCCTTGACCATCTCGGACACCAGGTCCATTTTGGCCAATAAGCCGGCCCGGGCGGCCTGTTCCGCGTATTCAGGAAGCACTTTCTCGGCCAGCATCCGGGTCAGTTGTTCCAGCCGACGGCACTTGTCCCCCATGCTGCCCAGGGGTGCCAGGAAAACCACGTTCTCCAGCATGGCCAGCCATTTCTCGCTCGAGGCTTTGCAATCCGCGTGAAAAAAGAAGCGGGCGTCCTCCAGCCGGGCCTTGAGCACGCGTTCCCAGCCCTTGCGAACCAACTGTTCGTCCTTGGGCCGCAGATTGATCACCGTCAGGAAGTTCGGCAGCAACCGGCCTGCCGAATCCTCCACTCCGAAACTTTTCTGGTGCTGCTCCATGCTGGTCAGCAAAACTTCCCGCGGCAACTCCAGATAGGAGGGATCGAATCCTCCCAGAACCGCCACCGGGTGCTCCACCAACTGGACCACCTCGTCCAGCAGCCCCT
This genomic stretch from Desulfonatronum thiosulfatophilum harbors:
- a CDS encoding type II 3-dehydroquinate dehydratase, which codes for MTCRILVLNGPNLGHLGQRQPHIYGTQGMRDLPDLVETLMGQAVDEVELLFFQANGEGQIIDRLEQAHRESVHGVALNAGAYTHTSLALADCLAWIDPPCVEVHLSNILARSESMRHVSLIAPQCIGVISGFGLLSYALAIQTLWLRWTTSMADQSESSTQL
- a CDS encoding tRNA (adenine-N1)-methyltransferase gives rise to the protein MLNPGDLVMLVCPQGKRYIRKIREGETMQTHFGILPHETLLQAGYGEEVLTHLGHPFRLLKPSLYDLVKMLKRRTQIIYPKEIGYILLKLGIAPGCRVIEAGSGSGSLTTALAWYVGDHGRVYTYEQREEFFRLCGENLGWSGLGERVEQFNRNIAEGFEQTNVDALFLDVRTPWDFLDQAVAAIMPGAPLGFLLPTTNQVSSLLTALEQGPFEDVEVLEILLRRYKPVAERLRPDDRMVAHTGFLVFARHEGRKAKVRKEEAGVMETESTDPADIS
- a CDS encoding radical SAM protein — encoded protein: MKPATHFKTLYGPVRSGRLGLSLGVDLLGRRICSLDCIYCEVGPTRIHTLQRRPYMPTRTILDELRAWKSQQLPRPEYITLGGLGEPCLNSELAQIIAGCRDIFPDIPVAVLTNSTLLPDPAVRRELAGAQVVLPSMDTLVQSEFIRINKPCKDVDLNSMVTGLLDFRKEYSRQIFLEILLTRGVNDSEKNLALLREFIPRLAPDRVDVVTMTRPGASPLAEAISDRTLSEWRSALCTAGPMSALSQVGQVNSERNAGMDLASGPVDGHQADLLHKTSEPLSDDAARDLILNSLRRRPQTVDQVRAALGLDGARTETLFADLFAQGLIRHAHELGEDFYQVAP
- a CDS encoding Rne/Rng family ribonuclease, with product MPTPKKRKKMFISVLPGEQVELILAEDAKITDYFIEMLHQAKTKGNIYKGTINNIDTALQAAFINYGEDRNGFLQIDEVHPEYYQTEHKPENGRKYPPLQKVLKPGQELLVQVVKEPTVNKGGFLTTYLSLAGRFLVLTPGQDQLGVSRKIEDDEERSRLKDILREQDLGEGIGLIARTNSEGQSKTNLLKDLQFLKRLWKDVRKKGMTEQAPVLIYQEKELAFRAVRDYLTTDVSEIWIDHPETAELVKEFVSLTFPRRQSMVKLHADTDRSLWERFNLEKQLEQLFGRDVALPSGGRLVFDQTEALMAVDVNSGKIGGTNFNEMVFKTNMEAAQEIGQQLRMRDVGGQIVIDFIEMRDPKHRREVEKELKAALKVDRARVDVGRLSKFGLLEMVRQRLGSSALSVSTEPCPHCKGWGLRRNMEWRALQALKDIYRKLRAKNCPDPLEYRTDAELALYLLNNKRIMIKDLEERFQNAILVYSEKCPGQ
- a CDS encoding epoxyqueuosine reductase QueH produces the protein MSVTFECGNQDRPLGKLLLHVCCGPCALIPVRELRCEGMDPDGLFYNPNIHGVSEYLKRRETLQETANRLNLPIICLDDEYDPRLFFRAVANREDDRCPHCYRLRLERTFLFAREHGYSCVSTTLLYSKYQNREAILAVGRELQDRTGIRFLGRDFRQGWQEGIDLSKEWGLYRQLYCGCLYSEMDRRRNVLRRLAVQSATSSDTS
- the hemW gene encoding radical SAM family heme chaperone HemW; protein product: MRLYIHIPFCRSKCGYCSFYSLPGVDASAMDAYVDLLVREIALWDRRLQLTPTKRSVTSIYFGGGTPSLLSLDQLQRIADALRGAFHWTPELEWSLEANPDSAADLDYLRGLLGLGVNRLSLGLQSLDNRKLDLLGRRHQSAQGLKAVDLARCAGFGNISLDLIWGLPGQRALEWLRELETVLKLQPEHLSCYGLTLEHDTPLAQAESSGNIVLPTETEQAKMFLQGTELLESKGYLQYEISNYSRMGFTCRHNEGYWKSESYLGLGAGAVSTLGDRRWENPKDLDEYAGLVRAERIGTNAVILTRTDRIKELVMLSLRTTRGLNLKDYSTISGRDFLQQHRRLIQVLRQNELIRVHSGFVRFTKSGMLVSNSILERFIDATSDVSSADT
- the rpsT gene encoding 30S ribosomal protein S20, whose translation is MANHPSAIKRHRQSLKAQARNKAIKTRIKNAVKAVRQAVEQNDQEQARAGLIQATAVLDKAAGKKVIHWGNAARKVSRLTAAVNNMQA
- the glyS gene encoding glycine--tRNA ligase subunit beta, with translation MNSSAFVLEIGTEEIPSRFLLSLEKQLAVNLAQALEAARIAAPEIQTASTPRRMTVFCEAMSRKQDVVEELFIGPPWKAAFDAEGRPQKPGLGFAAGHGADVSELFAHETPKGAYAALRKQVGGGAAVDILPGILSELVSGLAFPKKMRWANGDATFGRPIRWILCLLGPDTVDVRFAGVSSDRITHGHRVLGPGPWNVPDAGEYFQVLTEQGHVVLQSLARRETIVSQADGLAGARQARIVWKQGLLDEVVQLVEHPVAVLGGFDPSYLELPREVLLTSMEQHQKSFGVEDSAGRLLPNFLTVINLRPKDEQLVRKGWERVLKARLEDARFFFHADCKASSEKWLAMLENVVFLAPLGSMGDKCRRLEQLTRMLAEKVLPEYAEQAARAGLLAKMDLVSEMVKEFAELQGTMGGIYARRQGESEAVAQAIAEQYLPAGPDSPTPGSRLGALLALADKADTLVGCFGLNMTPSGANDPYALRRAALGISRIVMEHGLRLDLETLLANAQQAYGHIAWKVPAEESLAKLLDFFGQRLKAYFHGQGYPTRIVDAAVGAGFADIWALRARIEALEQFSREEEFVASVQTFKRAANIIRKQAMETEDGKMLTGQWQDELLSEPQEKALAQAWQAIAPRWEDLWAGDGYPELLGLLLEIKPLVDGLFDHVMVMCPERDLRINRLNLLKSLVDRFDKLADFPALQV